The DNA window catccattcttgTCCTGGTGTGGACACTGAGCACCATGTTCACAGCGGTGTTAGTTAGTGTAGTGGTTGGAGGGCTTATCTACTACCTGGTTCAGAGGAGCAAGATCCAGGTTCTGAAGGCCGTGGATGGCTGGTGGGTGACTGGAGCCGCCCCTGATGGTGATGAGGACACCACCATCCGCCCATTTGAAGTCACcaccagtgatgaagagctggagGTCAGATTCCCTACTAGTTTGTCATCATAGCATTTGTTCATGATGTAGTTAACCAAAATACAAATTGAAAGATTGTGGGAGCCTTCACATATCTTCTTGTCTTTCCTGTCAGGACCTGTATCGTAGGATAGATCAGACGCGTCCTGTTGCCTCACTGGAGGACAGCCAGTTTGAATATGGCTTCAACTCCAAGTATTTGGAGAAGGTGGTGTCTTACTGGAGAAACGACTTTGACTGGAGGAGACAAATTGACAAAATCAACCAGTACCCCCACTTTAAAACCAAAATTGAAGGTGAGGCCACACTGCTGCCAATACCTCCTTAAGCAAGATACTTTCATATCTCCAACCTATTCATACTAATTCAAATTCCATACAGGTATTGATGTCCATTACCTGCATGTGAAGCCCAAAAAGGTGCCAGAGGGAACTACTGCTATTCCTCTGATAATGGTTCACGGCTGGCCTGGGTCTTTCTATGAGTTCTACGGGCTGATCCCACTGCTTACAGAGCCGACCAACCCGGACGACCTTGTGTTTGAGGTGGTGTGTCCCTCCATACCAGGGTATGGTTTCTCTGAAGCACCACAAAAGAAAGGTGAGTGTGGgagtttctgttctttttttcctcattgtTTGTCCTTTGCATCATTTCCACAAAATCACAGCTAGataaaatatacattatcttataaaacatagactgtatataaagatggacaacgcacttccacttccttccactatACAGAAGAGATCAAGACAGTTCGGCTTCACTTATTGGGAGCTGTaatatctgtatgtgtgtgtctgtgaacagGCTTTGATTCAGTTTGTGCCGCGAACATCTTCCACAAGCTCATGAAGCGTCTGGGTTTCCAGCAGTTCTACGCTCATGGAGGAGACTGGGGCTATCTGGTCACCACCAACATGGCCCAGCTGGAGCCCAAGTAATAAACACTTCACCTGCTTTGACACTCTAATATACTAAATGTACATATGGTTTCTTATCATTTAGAAATTTCACAGCATATCTTGGTTTCATAAATGTTCTAGTTTAATTTCTGAAGTGTACAACCAGTTCCCCTGGAAACACCAGCCTTCTGATTATACAGTATTTACATAGCATATTTGTACTGTTCTTTTCCCAgtgttaaactttttttttttttttcatacttcAGGATAGTCAAAGGTTTGCATTTGAACTTTGCCCCAGCCACGAAGCCTGGTCTGCGCATGGTGTTATCCATCATGCTCGGCCGCCGCTTCCCTAAACTCTTTGGCTTCACTGACCTGGACATTCAGAATCTCTACCCTTTCATGAACAAAGTGCTGGTGGAGACCCTCAAAGAGAGTGGCTACATGCACATCCAGTCCACCAAGCCTGACACCGCGGGTAAGCTGCAACTTGCAACATGAGATTATTTTCTCTTAACTGATCAAAATAAATGACCCACTGGCCCCATGTGTGATCTATGTGTAAGTAGAAACTGGTTTCAGGAGTAGAGGTTTTCAAATATTAATCTCCCTGATCCACTTACACTACAAGCAGGTTATTTACAAGGGTTAAGTAGTCTAATCATGTACAAATAGTTTTGACTGATTAGCACATTTATGACTTGAGTTTCCTCTCAGGACGAGGACTGAATGACTCCCCAGTGGGTCTGGCTGCCTACATTCTGGAGAAGTTCTCCACATGGACCAACCGTGACTTCAGGAGCCTGGAGGACGGCGGACTAACCAGGTACCCAGTGGGGAGTCAGTGCTGATATGTGCCATTAACTACATCCccttcattttcatcagtatGAAGATGTTGTATCAAACTATCATTTACAAATAAGCATTATTAGTATATCATGTATTTGGTGCTAGCTGTATATGCATTGAATTGTTAAATAGGACTGTTTCTAAAAGGTTAAGTCAGATTTTACCACAGTACCAGCTCAGTGGCCTTTTAGCAGAACCATTCTTGTAATTgctatattattaaatattgtttGTGGAATGTGTTATAGGAAGTTCTCTCTGGACGACCTCCTGACTAATGTTATGATCTACTGGGTTTCTGGATGCATCATCCCGTCTATGAGGTTCTACaaggaaaacatgaacaaaGGTCTCAATGCTCCGCACGCCAAGTGAGTGACAATGAAAGAGTTTATGGTGACCAAttggagacaaacaaacaaaataacagtgTTTGGGCACAGTCACACATACCTGATATGAAGCAAATAttgcaggtcaaagttcaccaaactTGGACTCCACACGAAGCTATGCTGTGATTCGCTTGGTCACAGCAGACACAGGTTTAATGTGACTCCTCGCTCTCACACATTGGAGGTGAAAGTGCGGAGATGGTTCACCCACCGTGCCCTAGTGCAGGCTTCATGATTTACAATTTACAATTACATCACTGTACACGTGCCTTTTAGGTTTGCGGCCGACAAAATCACCTTCTTTTCTGCCCACTTTCCAAGACATGTGgttaataaaataatcattttgtTTATAATGGTGCCGAAAAAATGGCAATATACAAAATTAAGTTAAACAGGACCATGTGTTTAAAATTGTCACACATTTTCACAGGACATTTTTATTATACCATGTTTGCCTGACTGTTAATCGAGCTAACTGTACTGGGGGAATCCATAGTAAATCATCtgaggtgttttttgtttagATATCAACAATTGGCATcaatcataattttttttttcaataagtcatttatttttcaaattaatcAATTAGTTTCCAGACCTTTACATCCTCTTTTCATATAACTaaacagtgtttcccctaggtttacagcttttgggggggacaaacacagacacaaaaacttagaggaatcatgatgttaatgtgtttcttttaatgattttgaactgtacattggatttcggcgctgacaggctattctgtgatgctcagacgtcatgtgtttgtccagtttgtgccttctgtaggactggcagggagactataaatggccgagtctggtttcctctcacaactgcctgtttatgctgtctacatatgcgacataacattcttaaaaacagtggtgtataaagtacttgaaagccatacttgagtaaaagatcagatatcttacttgaaagtgactccggttaaagtaaaagtcacccgtcagaaaatgacttgagttaaagtcttagagttgctcatattaaatgtacttaagtatcaaaagtatctggtgttgaaatgtacttaagtatcaaaagtaaacgTACAAGTAccacattttatttcaactgactaaaaaattataacaacactatatatataatgtataattttacaaattttgaacccgagatgctgaggttaaaatagtattggacaagtgcatctgaacttctagcgacaacaaagaatcaacacaacagaataaacaaatgcctcttgattctacctaagaacactaatagaccaaattaaccttgtgtgtctattagctgtattttgcattttaactgcctggatgtttacctgcctgtatacctccccgccagcttgtccacgcatctacatgtaagcctgtttatttatcattagactatcttcactgaatgggcttggggttgtgtttgcatttgtttccagcagggtgacaatacacctgtagggtatcttgcctgtagggacgacaaagtgaagacacaaccctgcctgaagttgtacacattagccagtttgtacaatacatatataagactcaacagcttctaagttgtgttgagttagcacaaagggcgtctaaggattggaatttgcaatatatagatatataatatctttgcaaaaattatattggcattatagtgagtggaaaactgggcctggtTTATCtcgtctacacgaagccctttcaggaaaacacggaaacgctgcagcggagtggttgaaatcgctgtaaagacgtcatggagcatgcgcttaaagtgaaagaagactaaagtcgagatcctactagcaatctccgcataacgacttctctaccacctgaaatcaaacaggactagttagaatagagcacttcgccataaccctagtttgtgttaagttaccgttttgaaacatcggtctataataaaaatcttttcacgtcagatttgccggttttgaacaatggtctgatgaaaatagattaaacagtgatagaaggaagtgacgaagcggggttaataatggttcaggctaaggttgcgaggcgaggtgagttcacggttaaatacaacaagcggagaaagcagaatcgcgggctgaccggtgctgagaaatgcgcttcccgtgagaacagccaggcgcctgcgtGCTGGAGAATTGCGCGGCGCGGCGCTTCGGCATCCGGTGTAATACTTAAGTTAtcaagatcagtcttgtacaaccagggggagtattgcccctctgacagccaagctgggtcagaacctgtcatccggtggtgactgagcagattctTGTCTGGGGCAGGGCGTACAACACGTGGACTCTTCTGtgaactcggacccggagcaggagagctcctcCGGCTGCTACTCGCAGGAGAGTGGCTGTTACCATCATCCACCTGGGAGAGTTTAAAAAACgcggatatttttaactgcttctcacgtggttcatgcgacatgttttcagatggatgctctctgtccgctggtgggaggtagctcacctgtgtgtgcgcacacgtgtctgtgtgtgcgcgcatctggatggaactccgccgtgcgcgctacagagagcagaggagaactctaaccgcgcgcccatgtcgagacagaaatgcaaactatagacctgttttataggtaatgtaaccttaaaatgatttatgtagaaatctggcgccatattaaaaaataaaacaaataattaacttgaccttccagggggggcgggaggtgccgttgggggggcgcagcgccccccttatagaatggtaggggaaacactgctaAATAAACCTGATTTAAATTAGAAACGCTGCTTCCTTAATATCATTCGTGTTTCCAACAGTGACATCACACCAAGCGCCTGCTCTGAACAgctttttcaaatatttcagtTTCATGTTCTCAAGAAGCTCATGAAAGCAGAGTACTCCATAAGTaactctcatcctctctcctcaggaTGCCTGTTTATGTTCCCACCGGGTACGCCTCCTTCCCCAACGAGTTGATGCACACGCCTGAACTGTGGCTCAAacccaaatatcccaaaatcATGACCTACTCTCCCATGGCCCGCGGTGGCCATTTTGCTGCCATGGAAGAGCCCCAGCTGATGGCTGAAGACATCCAGAAGTTCTCCAAAGGAGTGGAGAAGAAAAAGTAAGAATAGACAGTGGAATGATAAACAGGTGAATGAGCTAAAAGTAGGAAGTTAGCAACACTACAGCTAGCAAGCATTGTGTATAATAAAGTGTAGCTCAGCGAAATTCCTAATCATACAGTCAGTCTTATGTagtgttaataaaaaaaaacacatcagtttcATGGATCTATTGACTGCAAAATTTTGAAATACAATGTATatgaacaaaaacactttgtgTGAGTATTTGTAGACCTGGTAACCAACCTCTTCTCTTGTACAGAACAGATTAAAGTGAGAAAAGCAGACCGCAGCCTCCATTCATTATTTCTCCTACTGATGCTTACAATGTTTCTGACTTGCCCACAACAAGCTTTGTTTactcagcagctgcagatggGAGGTCAGGGGGCACCTGCTGTTATGGTGTTGACAGCATAGACAAGGTGCCAGGCATTCCTCTAACTaataacataaaacatctttaaTCCAGTTACAACTGTGATACTACAACATCGCCTTAAACCCTTAATATAAATTTAatctttcattttacttgtttgTGTTCCAAACATGTTATCTCATTGGTTTATGTCAATTTATGAACTTCAGGTTCTACAATTTACGAGACTATTAGCACTGATCATTATTGTGATCTGTGAAAGATATTTCAGTATTTTATCTCCTCAAAGGGTTTGTTATGTTAAGTACCTATAATGTACGTAGTTTgttccattaaaaaaatactgaaaagtACTTTTTAGTTTTCATAATATGAGTATCCAGAATACATTTGCTGTGTTAAGGCATGGAAGCTAAGTCattcaagatgttttttttaaacttcaataatattttaatttatttgggATCTGAACAGTACTTAATCCTAAAATCAAGGGTAATTTTAAACCTTGTTTCAATTTGATTTTAATGCAGTGTATGTGACCAATTGAAGAAGGCGGGAATGACATATTGTACCTCACATATTGAATATGTACTTGACACTGAAAACAGTTTCCGTGGGCATCCACATAGCGCTAATGGTAAAGGCATGTGTCTTGTATTGTGTTCATATATGTTCTTCACTCACAATTCATGGTGCTTTTGAACATTTCCTGGAGTTTATTCTGTAAAGGACATTCAGAAGCCAACACCCATAGTGTGGTAAAAGCCCTGACCTCCATTATCCTTCACATCAAAGAACAAACATTAAAGTCTGACTTTAACATTTAAGATTACTGCACATTTAAACCTCAGACAAATCACTGATGATGAGAACTAATTAATAGATGACGAACTCTTAAAAGAACGGCTGCATTAATAGGGTAATACAATCATTTAAGCTTATCACTTGAAATAATTGTAAATGGCGACAATGTGATTGCAGCCCTGGTCCAAAGTGATCTTTGCTAGTTGTTTAGTGATAGTAACTGCATGTCTAGCTATACTAAATGTTCTTAAATACGTACTGTTATTAGACATTTGCAGGTTTTAATTAGGTAAAGGAAGATTGTCAAACTAATAACTCAACTGAACATTGGATAAAATGATGCAAGGCTGTCATTGCagggttttcaaaataaaatgctgtATTCAAGTTGGCTGAAATCTGAACCCACTAAACTGGGACCTGGAACTATGGGTAGAGACAAAAATAACCTGCCTTAGAGAAAGTTGGCTTCAGGCTAAGTTGACATGATTTGTGGAACAGTGGCTGCAGGGATGGAAAGTCAAGACAGATCTGGTTAGCTTATGGATATGATACATGTGCCCAAAATGCTGGCAGTTTGTGGTCGGTCACCAAAACAGGATTATTGGCCGTGATGCTATTGCACATTCGTTCATATGAAGGTCACATATTCATTCCAGCAAGGCTAAGATGCCCTAAATATTCTCATCCAAACCAAAGTGTATTTCCGTTTCTCTTTCTTAGTGGTCAATGTCGCAATGTCCCAAGCCCCTGACTCCCCCTACCACTGTCCAGCTGTTAGCAGAGCTTTGAGTTTCCCAAGCCCCCCAGTGCCCTGGCTCGGTACACCCTCCCACCCAGCGTTGCACTCCCCCAGGCCtgactgcctgcctgcctgctccTTTTGGCAGTCCAACAGCCAGGGGAGGATCAGGACGACCGGGCGGCCGAGATAAGGAGCATATGAAGTTCCCCACATTACCTCACCCGATAAGGaaacaagcagagagagagagacggggaaaGAGAGGGTCAGACTGGGAGGAATTCTGTAGATGGAGGATGATGCGGAGAGAAGCAGCAAGTGACTATGGCGATTTCAGCAGTTGTTTCAGGGGCCTGAGTGGAACTGGGGTGCCACAGAGGTCTGGTGAACTTTGAACAGGAGCTTAGAAGAGCTTGAATGGAACGGTCTTCAGTAGGTGCATGAAAAAGATCAAAGAAACAAATTGTTTTCTTCAGAGCAGCTGTTTTTTagccagtttttttatttttttgatctTGATTCGATTTTGAAGATGCTTTGAGAGCAGATGGAAAGATGAcctcaaactgttttttttggagtATTTACCAAATTACTGAAGTAATGATAGTCTGAAAACATACTTTTAAACAAGGGTGAAAGCAAACTTGAATCCATCCAATAAAAATAGACTGAACAAAAGTGATTGAAGTTCTTTAAAGTCTGCTGGACCGCTTAGGCAGCATCCATGGCCGTTAATCCTCTGGAAGGTCTCAGGACGGTGGCAGTGAATCACCAGCTCATCTTGAGCTCCACGGCGGAGCTGCGGAGCCAGCAGCCCTCTCCAGCCGGCAGCCCAGcatctctgcacagacacaggcagagCACCCACAGCAGCCGGGAGCCTCGGAAGTGGGTGAGTCTGCATTAACTGTCCAATTTCAAGTCTCCTACACGTGATGAAGGTATGTCCTTTCTTTAAGTATATGcattaaatgtacattttgtattgtactttttctttttgtgtataACAAAAAATGCAAcagaatttaaatgtaaatgtgcagcAGGACATTTGCAGCTGAAACAGAAGCACAATGATGGTTTCAAACACTGATCTGTCAATGCAGCAATTCAAGATTCTGAGCAACCACAATTGATTTGCTaacaaaaatattcaaatttgatAGCATAGGTTTTCCATAAGTAAAACTATGGGAGGTCATGCTTCTTTATCAGCAAAAAACTTGCAAAGTATTAGTTACTCATCAGAAAATCCAATACTTTGCAACACATGGATACAAATCCTGTAATTTAGATGTGAGCTTTTCTGCAGCAGAATAtgtgaaggatgaaggatgcaTCCAGCCCTTCTCCTCGATGTAATCAGTTTACATGTCTGGCAGTCAGATGAGGTGAGGCTCTGATGTGGAAAGCTGAGGAAGAGTGAAGgtttgtaaataaagacatgaatCTCCCCATATTATTTCAGGATTTTAGACAGAAGCAATACGAGAACCAAACCAGGGAATTTCAGTTAACATGAACAAATAATTAATAGGGAAGATGTGTGGATGACCGTTTATTCTCTGGTAATCACACAGAACGTAAGTTATTTTCAAGCACGAAAGCACATTTCCTTTGTAACTCCACATAATTCTTTCCAAATAATTATCTTGGGGCCGTGAACGAAACAGATATTTTAGTACTTGTAACTGGCTCATTCTGTTCTACTGGAAGAATCAACCTTATATGAAAGAAACAATGATGAAAGTATTCCTTGTATGGTTTCGATGAGGAGttagttttattttgtctgaacATGTCCTCTGCTGCGGGTACAGTCTACGTGTGGGTCCAGGCTTCACTCTGGTCCCATCTGTGGGTCTGCGGTCCAGTCCAGGACGCTGAGGAGTCAACACTCCCCAGAGAACGCAGCACGAGAGCGGAGCCGCGTACGCAACCTGCGACAGGCCTTCCACAGTCTGCAGGTACATCACAGACAGCAAATGTTGAATTTCCCAGCACTTTATTGAGTAAACAATGAATACAAGCTGTATTCCCTATTCAGCCCCTTGCTTCCTGTTCTGGGTTTTGAATTTGATATCAATGTTAAAACAACTTAGCTGACCAAAGTGATTTACAAAGTAAGGGTCTAACAAGAAGACATATAATGATGTTCTCAACTTGAAAATAAGACCAaagagagatgtgtttttaacatGATTTGAAGCGTGCGAGAGAGGGGCAGATCTTATATGGAGTGTTAAGCTGTGCTGAGCTGTTCCACAAGTTTGTGGCGACTACTGCAAAGACACGATCTCCGCCAGATCATGAGCCTAGTTTCAGGCACATCCGGGAGCAGCTGAGTGGGTGACCTCTCTAACTGGAGTGTGAACATGAAGGAGTTCAGctaggtaaagaggtgccagtacattcagtgatttaaaagttaatattttaaaatcaatcagTGAAATGTTGGAccataaattaaatttaaagaagtcgaatttctgtattttttctttaacaattTGCAAACTAGATTATCTCCCAACAGTCTAAATTCAATATAGCCTCACAAAATTGGATATACTCATTGATTTCAAGATCATCAAGATTCAATGAGTTAATCCCCATTGAAATGAGTGACAATGTCAAAAACACTTGCAATGTTAAATtaagttataaattatttaGCTTTCTTTGTTCACatccattttaatatttaacaccTTCTTTCTTAGCCCAAATCtcatccttcaaccaagttttATGGAAATCCATGCAGTAATTTTTGTATATTCctgctaacacacaaacaaaccaaacattaCATCTGTTGCAGTGGTAATCACAGTCCTATACCCAAACAGATTTAAAGGTTCAAACCAAATTATCTATTGGACATTTGTTGAAGGCTCAGGAAAATGAACACAATCCTTGCAAGCATACTTGCGTTATACACTAAACCTTTCTGATGTGAGTATGAACAAATTAAGTGCAGAATAAAGTCTGAATTAGTGCAGATCCGACCCTGtccacttctcctctctccacagGCGGCTCTGCCCTCAGTCCCACCTGACACCAAGTTATCCAAGCTGGATGTTCTGGTTCTGGCTACTAACTACATAGCCTATTTATCAGAGACCCTGGACCAGGGGGAGTTGTTGGCTGAACACACCCTGTCGTCCAGGTCAGGAGGATACTTGCATCCTGTGAAGGTACGGCTGGGAACCATCAACCTACTGCTAACCCTACACTACACTGACTGTTACTGATATATACATTACATGGAGTGCTGCATATGCTAGACCAATCCAAAAATTCAAGGTATGCGTTATATAAGGGTTACATttaagtagttcttatcacactgatgtttagtAAGCTGTTCATTTTACCTGTAAGTTTAATTGATGCTCTAAAAATACAGTGACatgtcgtgattgacagctgagacgtACGAGGGATTGCTTGAGTGCATATATCGACTCCAACCCAAAATCACTACAGCTTGAattctggctccaaattatGTAAAATCCAAGATGGTGGCACCCGTAACTGGGATATTTTAGCTGCATTTTTGTACgatgggagaaagtggagatgtgtcgtctatctttatatcCAGTCTGTGAGTGGGACATTTTATATAGTGTGACGTCATCATTGATGACGTCATTGGGGCACGGTCACAGGAATGCCCGTGCTCTTCACTTCCTTCGGTGAGGTTGTGAAGTTGCTTCGCGTTAAGCTTTTGTAAACTTTGACCTGTGATGTTTGCTTCCCATCGGTTTATGTCTGTTCAGGCCCTTAACTGTAAAACTCACACAATGAAGTATTAATTTTCCTAAATTAATGACAAAGCTTTAAATGTGAGCAAATATTCTAAATCAATCCCAAAAGATGATTTAATCATTTGATAATGGAATTCTGATTTGATTGTTTAGCACTATTTTTCACTATTTGCTTGTTAAATGAAATTTTAAGGTCAAAGCTGCTTTAAGTTTCTCTAAGTAAACTGTCGCCTAATCATAATTTCTCTGGGTGTCAACAATAACTGGCAACATTATGTCACATTTATCCTGACGTGTTTGGACTTGTGATGTTGTGCCGTCTCCTCAGAAGTGGCCCATGCGTTCCCTGCTGTACTGCGGCAGCGTGGGAGAGCTGCTGGCAGGAGGGATCTCAGCAAATCAGACGCTCCCACCTGGACGGATCGAGACACACCCTCGGACAGCCGCCGCAGAAGCAGACAAAGAGTGATGAATAGAACACATGACATAACTTTCACCCTGTTAACTGGCCATGTAGCTTCTCTCGATGGTGTTGCAATCAGACAGTGATGAGGAATGAAAAGAAGCTACTTTCAAATGATCAAGGTTCCCTGAATAAAGTCTTTCAGTTTTTGCTTTATGTTGATGTGAAGGACAGGATTTAAATTCACAATTTGCATTCTACAAGGACGATATTTTAAATCTCCAACTGTTGGAAAAGACAACGAATTGTAAAAACTAATTACCtttttgtaattatttaatttaacaatATAACTCAAAAACTAGTGAATGCCCTGGTAAGCTCAAGGCTTATTGTTTATCTTGCTTGTACAAAGGTAATGGTTTTCCTGCCATATGAGGATTAAATAaaagggaaaacacacaagttatcacacacacacaaacacacacacacagcacagatgAACCTTTGGTGAATACATCCCATCACTATCTGAGCATTAGACAGCAGGTTGTCAGGAAAGGATTTAATACAAGGAAATTAAAAGGCTGCTCCACTTGACTCATTATGCCACAAATCACTACATGGAATGAACagagtgtatctgttatcttgATTTAGAGCTTGTTgagtttttattacattttgacCATAGATGAGTTTAATTAGCTGTGCTTTAAGAAAAGACCTTTGTTTGGTCctgttttgttattttggtgattttgtgtgtgtgtgcgtgtacgtgagagcgagagtgtgtgtgtagcaatGAGGGAGGGATTGTTGTGGGAACACAGCAGCTGTGAACTACAACATATCTCTGCAGTAATGAGCACTTAGTTCTCTttacaactacaacaacaggatGTAACCTTGGAGTAAAACAGTGTCTACactaacagtgtgtgtgtgtgtgtgtcggttatTTCCGCGGGCTACACAAGACCAACATGTCAGAGGAAGAAACAACCCCAGTAAAGTTGAAGTAGACTTCAGTGCGTTCAATTCAACTTCACTTCAGtcaatgaagaagaagaatgttaGGCTACATTTTACGAAAATTGTGAATAAAGCTTCTTTGTTAcataatgtaaatgtttatgatCATTTACTGAAACACCTACAGGAGTCAGATGTTGCAGTGACATGTCATCaccagacaaacacatttaacatcAGCAGGTAACTATCAGGGCCCATAACTCTTGGAAATGGCTCCCACTTGAGTGCAGGCCCTCAAATTCCATCAAGTAGCACCAAATTGCTCACACCTAGATATCCCTCTCctaaatgtcagatttttttacaacaggatccatgaattatttcctggggTTGAAAATGTTGAGAAATGTCACATCTGTTGGACCTAAATGTTAAAGGAAAAGAAATCTGctcaaagatttaaaaaaatatatatatatatatatccttgGCAGAGCATCAAAGAAACGATTTGTCTATAGACTGACAGTGTGTCTGTACTTATTAACAGCTGCTCACAGAGTTGTGACTTTAAGTTTCAGGGAGTGACAACATTTGTAACAACAGTGACATAAAACCTATTGATCATCTATAGCATTAAAGATACCATGTTGCATTTATAGCCGAGCTTCAGATCAAAGCTTTGTGGActgataaatattaaatgtttgtatATATCAAAAGCTTTATCATCACATTGCCAACATGGTTAAACTGAAGGGCACAGAGCAGAgtgcagacccccccccccccatagatctgcaccaaattgtacacacacCTAAACATGCCAGATGTTTTAACTCATTCAAGATCCATAAATCATTTACTGAgaatgaaatgttaaatgttagataCACATCACttttacatgtatatatttcttccttccttccacaCACTAAATTTCTCTATGTAAATAGTAACTGACTTTTTGTATCTTATCTTTATGTCAAGGAAAGTCATATAAAGTATATCAGTGCACGTAGAACTCTGGTTGGTGTACGTGACAAATACACAGATATCAATACTGGGCCTTGCAG is part of the Limanda limanda chromosome 18, fLimLim1.1, whole genome shotgun sequence genome and encodes:
- the ephx1 gene encoding epoxide hydrolase 1 — protein: MFTAVLVSVVVGGLIYYLVQRSKIQVLKAVDGWWVTGAAPDGDEDTTIRPFEVTTSDEELEDLYRRIDQTRPVASLEDSQFEYGFNSKYLEKVVSYWRNDFDWRRQIDKINQYPHFKTKIEGIDVHYLHVKPKKVPEGTTAIPLIMVHGWPGSFYEFYGLIPLLTEPTNPDDLVFEVVCPSIPGYGFSEAPQKKGFDSVCAANIFHKLMKRLGFQQFYAHGGDWGYLVTTNMAQLEPKIVKGLHLNFAPATKPGLRMVLSIMLGRRFPKLFGFTDLDIQNLYPFMNKVLVETLKESGYMHIQSTKPDTAGRGLNDSPVGLAAYILEKFSTWTNRDFRSLEDGGLTRKFSLDDLLTNVMIYWVSGCIIPSMRFYKENMNKGLNAPHAKMPVYVPTGYASFPNELMHTPELWLKPKYPKIMTYSPMARGGHFAAMEEPQLMAEDIQKFSKGVEKKK
- the LOC133024126 gene encoding transcription factor 24-like, coding for MAVNPLEGLRTVAVNHQLILSSTAELRSQQPSPAGSPASLHRHRQSTHSSREPRKWSTCGSRLHSGPICGSAVQSRTLRSQHSPENAARERSRVRNLRQAFHSLQAALPSVPPDTKLSKLDVLVLATNYIAYLSETLDQGELLAEHTLSSRSGGYLHPVKKWPMRSLLYCGSVGELLAGGISANQTLPPGRIETHPRTAAAEADKE